One segment of Triticum aestivum cultivar Chinese Spring chromosome 2A, IWGSC CS RefSeq v2.1, whole genome shotgun sequence DNA contains the following:
- the LOC123187659 gene encoding CASP-like protein 5A3 — MFLRQSHPVVHPDPAATAPAAQGQGPVAAAPAAVAQAQGPVAPAPAPVAQAQGQGQAAAAAAQAQGQGPAPAPAAGAQGANANGNAPPPGVLMVDLRGAPGTRWGLGARLAQALLAASAVLFMASTDDFRALTAFRLLVAAESLQCLWSLSLAAVDVYALLVKRSFRTPRATTIYSTGDWVTGALSFAAASGSAAMTTLINNDLLLCSENHCPTFMAATAMAFLSWFAIAPSCVINLWAAVYAVQRA; from the exons ATGTTCCTGCGGCAGAGCCATCCCGTCGTGCACCCGGACCCGGCGGCTACCGCTCCGGCCGCGCAGGGGCAGGGGCCGGTGGCTGCTGCTCCGGCTGCGGTGGCGCAGGCGCAGGGACCGGTGGctcctgctccggctccggtggcgcaGGCGCAGGGACAGGGGCAGGCGGCAGCTGCGGCGGCGCAGGCGCAGGGACAGGGCCCGGCTCCGGCACCGGCCGCGGGGGCGCAGGGGGCGAACGCGAACGGGAACGCGCCGCCGCCCGGGGTGCTGATGGTGGACCTGCGGGGGGCGCCGGGGACGCGCTGGGGGCTCGGGGCCCGCCTCGCGCAGGCGCTGCTCGCGGCCTCCGCCGTCCTCTTCATGGCCTCCACCGACGACTTCCGCGCGCTCACCGCCTTCCG CCTCCTTGTAGCAGCAGAGTCTTTGCAATGCCTGTGGAGCCTCTCCCTGGCCGCCGTGGACGTCTACGCGCTTCTTGTGAAGCGCTCCTTCCGGACACCCCGAGCTACCACCATATATTCCACCGGGGACTGG GTCACTGGAGCACTGAGCTTCGCCGCAGCGAGTGGGTCGGCCGCCATGACCACTCTCATCAACAACGACCTGCTACTGTGCTCGGAGAACCACTGCCCGACCTTTATGGCCGCCACCGCCATGGCTTTCTTGAGCTGGTTCGCCATCGCGCCATCCTGTGTCATTAACCTCTGGGCGGCGGTCTACGCAGTGCAGAGAGCTTAG